ATAGACTTGTAGGTGGTAGGAGAGCCATAGTAGATGATATTCCCGGTGTTACACGTGATTTCACTGTGGGAAGAGTCGAATGGCAGCAGCGTACCTTTCAGCTTGTCGATACTTGCGGCCTTTTTGAGAATCCGGAGAACATAGTTGAAGAGAAGATGAAAGAGGTCACCCTCGAACTTTTGAGCGAGGGTGATCTTATTCTCTTTGTGGTGGACGGAAGACACGGCCTTACCAGCGCAGATATTGAGCTGGCAGACTACTTGAGAAAACAGCGTTTGCACGTTGTTTTCGTTGCCAACAAGGTTGAGAATCCCGACTCCTTTTACTCCAGTGTCGGGAATGAGATCTTTTCACTCGGTTTCGGTGACCCTATAAAAGTATCTTCTGCTCACGGTTTGAATATCGACATACTCTTGGACGAGATCTTTGATCGTCTCGTCGCTCTCGGTCATTCTATCGAACTGGAAGACAATGATGAATCTGGACTGAAAATCGCGATTGTCGGAAAGCCCAACGCTGGAAAGTCCTCGATATTCAACTGGATTGTAGGCAGTCCTAGAAGTCTTGTGACGGAGGTTTCCGGCACAACACGCGACACAGTCGATGAAACGGTTGTAATTGATGACATACCCATAACCTTCATCGACACCGCGGGCATAAGGAAGAAGTCCAAAGTCAAGGTAATGAACGTAGAATACTACAGCGTAATGAGAGCCATCGATGCACTTGAAAGATCGGACATCATCATTATGGTAATCGATTCCGCCGATGGGATAGGCAATCAGGATCAGCGCATCGCAGGCCTTGCTGAAAAGAATGGAAAGGCGACAATCGCGGTCTTCAACAAGTGCGACCTTGTCGATGACAGAAGGAGAAAGGCGCTGTCGAGGACATTCAAACAAGATCTGTACTTCATTGACTACAGTCCAGTTGTCTTCACTTCGACCCTGACTGGGGAAGGTATGGATGAACTGCTGGACAACATTATGCTGGTAACGAAGAAGATAGATCTCAGGATACCTACCGGTCTCCTCAATACGCTTCTACAGAGATACTCCGAGGGAACCCCGGCACCGGGGAAAGGCAAGAAACGCGGAAAAATCTACTACGGAGCTCAAATTGCCGGCCGTCCCCCAATAATAATGCTGAATGTCAATGATCCTGCCCTCTTCACGGAGCCTTACCTGCGAGGAATTAGAAATTCTATTCGACTGAATTTCGATCCATTCGATGGAACTCCAATCTTCTTGAAACTCAGGAGAAAGAGATGAAGTACGTATTATTCGCACTCATAGGATACGTAATGGGTTCTATACCATTCAGTTTCATCGTTCCGCTCGTTCGTGGCGTGAACATAACTAAAGTTGGGAGCGGTAACGTCGGTGGAACGAATGTATTGAGAAGCATGGGTGGCTATGCGGGGGCCGTCGCTATGATCCTTGACGGCCTCAAGGCCTTCATACCAGTAATAATTGCCCGTGGAGTCTTCGGGGTCTCTCTCGCCGAGGGAATGATGATCGGTTTTTTCGCAGCTGTCGGTCATAGCTATTCGATATTTCTGAAGTTCAGAGGCGGCAAGGCAGTGGCCTGCACGGTGGGAACGCTTTCTGGAACTCTACCCTGGTACGTCGCCGTCTTCTTCGGAATCTGGATTCCTATAGTCCTTGTAACGCAGTATGTATCCTTGGGATCGGTACTTGCTCTTGGAATTCTTTCAGGCATCCTCTTCTTGACGGAAGGCTATGCGGTTGGTCTATGGATGCTAGCCTTCTTCGGTTTTTCACTGTTCAGACACAGGAAAAACGTTGCTGCACTTTTCAGGGGCGAGGAGAGAAAGACAGATCTAATCGCCGCCTTCAAAAGAAAACACAACGAAATGAAAAATCGTTAGGCTCATTTGCAGGAAGCAGGAAGAACTCTGAAATTTACGTGACTTTTTAGAATCTGTTCTTCCTTCTTGGTAATGGTCAAGAAGAATTACATAGATGCCGGATCGCGGTCCGTTATCACGTCTTAATTAGCAACTACAATCCTTAATGACCACAGCTTCTGTTCACCATACTCCAGACCCGAGACCCGCAACAATTCAGTCTTGAACTTGATTCAGCATCTTGTTCTTTCTAACCCTATTCTGATAACTCGCTCACAAAGCTCCGCTTTACGCTTAAAGTCAAGGACCCGTTGATCGCTGGGAAGAACCGAGAAAAATCATTTACGAGAGTTCGCTTCGCTCACGAGAAAAAGAGAGCGACCGTCTCGCCCTCTCTTCTTATCTCGTGGGACTTCTCTCTTTTCTTTTGGCCTCCTGGCGCGTAAGCGCCAGCCTCACTTCCCGACGAAGTCGGCATTGCTCCACGGTACTTATGTATGTTAACAGAATGTAAATAATGGAGTCTGTCCCCGAAGGGAGGGTTTGAAGATCTTTCCCCGCGAAGCGGGCCTTGCGACCTGGCGTGATCTTCGCCAGCCTTGCGTCCACTGATGCTCCTCAGTGCATTGCGTCCCGGCACGATCTTTGCCGGCATTGCGTCTAATATCTTTTATGGGCATCACTTCCCGACGAAGTCGGCATTGCTCCACGGTACTTGTGTATGTTAACAAAATGTAAATAATGGAGTCTGTCCCCGAAGGGAGGGTTTGAAGATCTTTCCCCGCGAAGCGGGCCTTGCGACCTGGCGTGATCTTCGCCAGCCTTACGTCCACTGATGCTCCTCAGTGCATTGCGTCCCGGCACGATCTTTGCCGGCATTGCGTCTAATATCTTTTATGGGCATCACTTCCCGACGAAGTCGGCATTGCTCCACGGTACTTGTGTATGTTAACCGAATGTAAATAATGGAGTCTGTCCCCGAAGGGAGGGAGGGTTTTTTTGGGGATTATCCCCTCGAACCAATCTTGATTCTCAGCATGTGCCTTTGAAGCTTCGCCTCGTTTCTAGCTCTCTCCCGCCTGGATTTGCTGACTTCCAGCAATTCCTCTGCTCGTTTTAGGCGCTGCTTAGCTCTTTCTACGCTGATTTCCTCGGGAGTCTCTGCAGCATCGGTCACGATGGTCAATGTGTCTCTCTCCTGGAGAACGTATCCTCCGTGAACGGCAAAGCGCAGAGTTTCAGTACCTGATTTGATCTCCATTACGTCAACGGTAAGCTTCATCAGCGCAGGCGCTCGTTCGGGCAGATAGGCGATCTCTCCTTCAGTAGATCGAAAAGAGATGTAATCGGCTTCTCCCTCCCATTCGATTCCATAAGGAGTTATTATTGTTGTCTTCAGTTCCATATTACTCATCCTTCGAAAGCGTCTTGGCCTTCTCGATTGCCTCGTCGATGGTTCCTACCATCATGAAGGCCTGCTCGGGAAGATCGTCGTGTTTGCCCTCGAGTATCTCTTCAAATCCTCTTATCGTTTCCGATATCGGCACGTACTTGCCTTCCATATTGCTGAATTTCTCGGCCACAAAGAACGGCTGGGTCAAGAATCTCTGAATCTTTCTCGCCCTCTGAACGGCGAGTTGATCCTCCTCCGACAGCTCTTCCATACCGAGAATTGCAATTATGTCCTGAAGGTCCTTGTATCTCTGCAAGACTTCCTGGACCCTTCTGGCTACCTGGTAATGCTCCTGGCCGACAACTACAGGATCCAGGTTCTTAGACGTGGAATCCAGTGGATCGACCGCCGGATAAAGTCCCTGCTCGGCAATCGAACGGGAAAGGTTGACAGTGGCATCCAGATGGCTGAAGGTAGTGGCTGGCGCGGGATCTGTGAAATCATCGGCTGGAACGTAGATGGCCTGAACGGAGGTGATAGAACCCGATCTAGTCGAGGTGATTCTCTCCTGCAGGTTTCCCATTTCAGTGGCTAGTGTCGGCTGGTAACCGACAGCAGAAGGCATTCTTCCAAGGAGAGCCGAGACTTCGGAGCCGGCCTGAACAAATCTGAAAATGTTGTCGATGAAAACGAGAACGTCCTTTTTCTGTACATCCCTGAAGTATTCAGCCATGGTTATTGCAGAGAGTCCTATTCTAAATCTCGCACCGGGCGGCTCGTTCATCTGCCCGAATACAAGGGCGGTATTCTCGATGACACCTGCTTCCTGCATATCCAGCCATAGATCGTTTCCCTCTCTAGTTCTTTCACCTACCCCGGCAAAGACTGAAAGCCCCTTCTGCTCGATTGCGAAGTTTCTTATTAGTTCCATGACTAGAACGGTTTTTCCTACCCCGGCACCCCCGGAGAAGCCTATCTTTCCTCCCTTGCTGAATGGTGCGAGAAGATCGATGACCTTGATTCCCGTTTCAAGTATCTCGACTTCAGTCTGCTGATCGGTGACCGACGGAGCCGCTCTGTGTATTTCCCAGTGATCGGAAAACTTAACCTCACCGTGCTCGTCTATAGGTTCGCCGAGAAGATTGAACATTCTTCCGAGAATCTCTTCTCCAACCGGTACTTTGATCTGGGTACCCGTGTCAAGCACTTGCTGGCCTCTCACGAGTCCGTCAGTGCTGTCCATTGCAATCGCCCTGACACTGTTATCACCTATTAGCTGGGCAACCTCTAGGACTATCTCTTTATCTAAGAATTCGTTCTTTACTTTTAAAGCGTTCAAAATGTCGGGAAGTCTCCCTCCCTCAAACGATACGTCTACGACAGGACCGGTTATCGCGACTATTTTGCCAATATTTTCTTCCTTTTTGTCGGGCACACTCACACCTCCAAAATCAATTAACCGTTAAGAGCCTCGGCGCCGTTTACAACTTCGATTATCTCCTGAGTGATATTCGACTGGCGCAGTTTGTTTCTCACCAGAGTCAACTGTTCTATCATACTTTTCGCATTCTCAGTTGCATTCTTCATTGCGGTCTGTCTGGAGAAGAGCTCCCCGACCTTCGTTTCGTATAAGCCCTGAAGAACCTTTGCAACAAGCCAAGAATTGAGAACATCTTTGTACAGAACCTCGATTTCAGGTTCAAAATCAAACAAGTCATTGTCGGGCTTTTCGAGATCTTCAACTGGAAGGAGCCTGACGATTTTGGGCATCTGAGCGAGAGGATTCTTGAAAAGGCTGAAGACCATTTTCAAGCCTGACGCATTCTTGTCTTCCATGACATCGACAATGTCGTCAACGATGATCGCTGCCTCGTCAAGATCTGGAGTATCGTAGAAATGACTGAAAGCGGTTATAGGCAAGCCGCTCTTCTTAAAATAGCTTTCTGCCTTGATACCGACCGTAACGATGTGTATGATATCCGACTTCTCAACTTCGCGCTCTGCGGCCTTCATTATCTCGGCATTGAAAGCGCCGGCAAGCCCCATGTCCGAGCTGACTACAAGAAGAATGTCTCCTTGTCCCCCAGTTTTCGGATGGTTCGTATCTCCAAAATATGCTCTGTTAAGCGCCCTTGCCATCGCTTTCTCGTAAAGCCTGACGAACTTCAGCCCCTTCTGAACTTTGTTTATTTTTGCCCGCGCGACCATCTCCATAGCGCGGGTAATCTGCATCGTCGAGTTCGTTGACTCGATGCGTTTCTTTATCGTTCGCAGTTTACCCTTGCTCACCGTCAATCATCCCCGCTCAGTGAAGAGCTTCTTCGTCTCTTCTATAGCTTTCTTAAGACGAGTCTCAACTTCGTGTTCGATAATCTTCTTCTCTTTTATTGAATTCAGCACATCGCTGTAAGAGCTACGAAGAGTCTTTATAAGAGACTTCTCGAATCCCGAAATCTTGGAGTTTTCCATCTCATCCAAATAACCCTTGGTTCCGGCATAAAGAACGACAACCTGCTCTTCAACGGGCATTGGGACGTACTGATCCTGTTTGAGAAGTTCCGTGAGTTTTTCTCCCCTTGTAAGTTGGTCGCGGGTGGCCTTATCGAGTTCAGTCGCGAACTGGGCAAAAGAGAGCAGATCTCTGTACTGAGCCAGCTCGATTCGAAGACTTCCCGCAATCTTCTTCATTGCCTTTATCTGGGCAGCGCCTCCTACCCTCGAAACTGAAAGGCCAACATTGATTGCCGGTCGATTTCCAGCGTAGAAGAGATTTGGATCCAGGTATATCTGTCCGTCGGTTATGGATATCACGTTTGTCGGTATGAATGCAGAAACGTCGTTCGCCTGCGTCTCAATTATGGGCAACGCCGTGAGCGATCCTCCACCGTAGTTTTCGTTCAGTCTTGCCGCTCTCTCGAGCAACCTGGAGTGTAGATAAAATACATCTCCGGGATATGCCTCTCTTCCCGGCGGTCTCCTGAGCAGTAATGAGAGTTCTCTGTAAGAAGCCGCGTGCTTTGAAAGGTCGTCATATATGACGAGAGAGTCCTGACCTTCAAACATGAAGTGCTCGCCCATTGCAGCTCCCGCATAAGGAGCGAGATAGGAGAGAGACGCCGTTTCGGAAGCCGAAGCGAAGACAATCGTCGTGTACTCCATCGCACCAAACTGGTTCAGTTTATCGATTATCCTTGCAAGGGCGGCCGTTTTCTGCCCTATTGCAACGTAGATACACTTGACGCCCTGTCCCTTCTGGTTTATTATCGCATCGATCGCTATGGCCGTCTTCCCGGTCTGCCTGTCCCCAATTATCAACTCTCTCTGCCCTCTTCCAATGGGGATTGTCGCATCTATTGCCTTTATTCCGGTCTGTAGAGGAGTGTCGACTGGTTTTCTCATTACTACCCCAGTTGCCTTGACTTCAACCGGTCTATAACTCTCTGTTTTGATCGGCCCCTTTCCATCGAGGGGAATCCCGAGAGGATTCACGACTCTTCCCAGAAGCTCCGGTCCCGTGGGGACTTCCATGATCCTTCCGGTTCGTCTGACGAGATCGCCTTCCTTTATCTCCTCATATTCACCAAGAATGACTATTCCTACGTTGTCCTCTTCAAGGTTCAATGCAAGGCCAAAGACGTTATTCTCGAATTTCACCAGCTCATTTGCCATGACGCCTTTTAGGCCGTAAGCCCTTGCAATGCCGTCACCTATTTGAATAACCTTTCCAGCTTCGAAATAATCAAACTCTATATCAGTCTTTTCTAGCTGATTCTGTATAACTCGCGTAATCTCAGATGGACTGATCTTCACTCATTCACCTCCCGAGGGCCCGAGCCCAAATCCTGGCTCACTCTCTTTAAACGACCGCTGAGACTTGTATCGATTACTTCATCTCTGAACCTGATCACATATCCTGCGATTAGATTAGGGTTAAGGTTG
This sequence is a window from Mesotoga sp. BH458_6_3_2_1. Protein-coding genes within it:
- the der gene encoding ribosome biogenesis GTPase Der; translation: MATVLIIGRPNVGKSTLFNRLVGGRRAIVDDIPGVTRDFTVGRVEWQQRTFQLVDTCGLFENPENIVEEKMKEVTLELLSEGDLILFVVDGRHGLTSADIELADYLRKQRLHVVFVANKVENPDSFYSSVGNEIFSLGFGDPIKVSSAHGLNIDILLDEIFDRLVALGHSIELEDNDESGLKIAIVGKPNAGKSSIFNWIVGSPRSLVTEVSGTTRDTVDETVVIDDIPITFIDTAGIRKKSKVKVMNVEYYSVMRAIDALERSDIIIMVIDSADGIGNQDQRIAGLAEKNGKATIAVFNKCDLVDDRRRKALSRTFKQDLYFIDYSPVVFTSTLTGEGMDELLDNIMLVTKKIDLRIPTGLLNTLLQRYSEGTPAPGKGKKRGKIYYGAQIAGRPPIIMLNVNDPALFTEPYLRGIRNSIRLNFDPFDGTPIFLKLRRKR
- the plsY gene encoding glycerol-3-phosphate 1-O-acyltransferase PlsY codes for the protein MKYVLFALIGYVMGSIPFSFIVPLVRGVNITKVGSGNVGGTNVLRSMGGYAGAVAMILDGLKAFIPVIIARGVFGVSLAEGMMIGFFAAVGHSYSIFLKFRGGKAVACTVGTLSGTLPWYVAVFFGIWIPIVLVTQYVSLGSVLALGILSGILFLTEGYAVGLWMLAFFGFSLFRHRKNVAALFRGEERKTDLIAAFKRKHNEMKNR
- a CDS encoding F0F1 ATP synthase subunit epsilon, yielding MELKTTIITPYGIEWEGEADYISFRSTEGEIAYLPERAPALMKLTVDVMEIKSGTETLRFAVHGGYVLQERDTLTIVTDAAETPEEISVERAKQRLKRAEELLEVSKSRRERARNEAKLQRHMLRIKIGSRG
- the atpD gene encoding F0F1 ATP synthase subunit beta produces the protein MPDKKEENIGKIVAITGPVVDVSFEGGRLPDILNALKVKNEFLDKEIVLEVAQLIGDNSVRAIAMDSTDGLVRGQQVLDTGTQIKVPVGEEILGRMFNLLGEPIDEHGEVKFSDHWEIHRAAPSVTDQQTEVEILETGIKVIDLLAPFSKGGKIGFSGGAGVGKTVLVMELIRNFAIEQKGLSVFAGVGERTREGNDLWLDMQEAGVIENTALVFGQMNEPPGARFRIGLSAITMAEYFRDVQKKDVLVFIDNIFRFVQAGSEVSALLGRMPSAVGYQPTLATEMGNLQERITSTRSGSITSVQAIYVPADDFTDPAPATTFSHLDATVNLSRSIAEQGLYPAVDPLDSTSKNLDPVVVGQEHYQVARRVQEVLQRYKDLQDIIAILGMEELSEEDQLAVQRARKIQRFLTQPFFVAEKFSNMEGKYVPISETIRGFEEILEGKHDDLPEQAFMMVGTIDEAIEKAKTLSKDE
- the atpG gene encoding ATP synthase F1 subunit gamma produces the protein MSKGKLRTIKKRIESTNSTMQITRAMEMVARAKINKVQKGLKFVRLYEKAMARALNRAYFGDTNHPKTGGQGDILLVVSSDMGLAGAFNAEIMKAAEREVEKSDIIHIVTVGIKAESYFKKSGLPITAFSHFYDTPDLDEAAIIVDDIVDVMEDKNASGLKMVFSLFKNPLAQMPKIVRLLPVEDLEKPDNDLFDFEPEIEVLYKDVLNSWLVAKVLQGLYETKVGELFSRQTAMKNATENAKSMIEQLTLVRNKLRQSNITQEIIEVVNGAEALNG
- the atpA gene encoding F0F1 ATP synthase subunit alpha, producing the protein MKISPSEITRVIQNQLEKTDIEFDYFEAGKVIQIGDGIARAYGLKGVMANELVKFENNVFGLALNLEEDNVGIVILGEYEEIKEGDLVRRTGRIMEVPTGPELLGRVVNPLGIPLDGKGPIKTESYRPVEVKATGVVMRKPVDTPLQTGIKAIDATIPIGRGQRELIIGDRQTGKTAIAIDAIINQKGQGVKCIYVAIGQKTAALARIIDKLNQFGAMEYTTIVFASASETASLSYLAPYAGAAMGEHFMFEGQDSLVIYDDLSKHAASYRELSLLLRRPPGREAYPGDVFYLHSRLLERAARLNENYGGGSLTALPIIETQANDVSAFIPTNVISITDGQIYLDPNLFYAGNRPAINVGLSVSRVGGAAQIKAMKKIAGSLRIELAQYRDLLSFAQFATELDKATRDQLTRGEKLTELLKQDQYVPMPVEEQVVVLYAGTKGYLDEMENSKISGFEKSLIKTLRSSYSDVLNSIKEKKIIEHEVETRLKKAIEETKKLFTERG